In Rhizophagus irregularis chromosome 26, complete sequence, one genomic interval encodes:
- a CDS encoding RNase P and RNase MRP subunit has translation MKRAEHHTRPHYNSYQAQQQQYYAHQYNQPQDSHSVILVTAGYDHTIRFWEALSGICSRTIQHPDSQVNRLCISPDKRYLAAAGNQHIRLYDINSPNPNPITSFDGHTGNVTAVGFHCEGKWMVTGSEDGTLKIWDTRAPSIQRNYDHKVPVNDVAIHPNQGELISCDQKGSIKIWDLGENSCTHELVPEEDVPLRSVTVAIDGSMLVAANNKGNCYVWKMSNARDFTDLQPITTFSAHKRYITRCLLSPDVKHLATCSADTTVKIWSATNHEFKLDKELKGHQRWVWDCAFSADSAYLVTASSDHVARLWELQQGETIRQYNGHHKAAICVALNDLSIGN, from the exons ATGAAACGAGCAGAGCACCATACAAGACCACATTATAATAGTTATCAGGCCCAACAACAACAGTATTATGCACATCAATATAACCAACCTCAAGACTCTCACTCAGTAATTTTAGTAACTGCAGGATATGATCATACCATACGCTTTTGGGAAGCCCTGAGTGGTATTTGTTCAAGGACCATTCAACATCCTGATTcg CAAGTAAACAGGTTATGTATATCTCCAGATAAAAGATATCTTGCTGCAGcag gaaACCAGCATATCCGATTATACGATATTAATAGTCCTAATCCTAATCcg aTAACTTCCTTTGATGGACACACGGGAAATGTAACAGCTGTCGGATTTCATTGTGAAGGAAAATGGATGGTAACCGGTAGTGAAGATGGCACCTTGAAAATTTGGGATACAAG AGCGCCATCAATACAACGTAATTATGACCATAAAGTACCTGTTAATGATGTAGCTATTCATCCAAATCAAGGTGAATTGATTTCTTGTGACCAAAAGGGTAGCATAAAGATTTGGGATCTGGGTGAAAATTCTTGCACTCATGAATTg GTTCCAGAAGAAGATGTCCCATTGCGTTCAGTTACTGTTGCTATTGATGGATCCATGCTAGTTGCAGCCAATaacaaa GGTAATTGTTATGTATGGAAAATGTCGAATGCACGAGATTTTACGGATTTGCAGCCCATAACTACTTTCTCGGCACATAAGAGATATATAACTCGGTGCTTATTGAGTCCTGATGTCAA GCATTTGGCGACTTGTTCTGCAGATACCACGGTTAAAATATGGTCTGCTACAAATCATGAATTCAAATTAGATAAAGAGTTAAAAGGTCATCAAAGATGGGTTTGGGATTGTGCATTTTCTGCTGATTCTGCTTATCTTGTTACAG CATCTTCAGATCATGTTGCAAGGCTTTGGGAATTACAACAAGGAGAAACAATAAGACAGTATAATGGTCATCATAAAGCTGCTATCTGTGTAGCACTTAATGATTTATCAAttggaaattaa